From uncultured Roseateles sp., the proteins below share one genomic window:
- a CDS encoding aldo/keto reductase, producing MQYRNLGKSPLQVSALCLGTMMFADQTELAEARSIVSHAHEHGVNFIDTADAYSRGGSEAMVGELLKQQRHDWVVATKLGNKMSERPNQSQYSRAWVLRECEASLQRLGTDHIDIYYLHRDFSGMDLEEPLRAIATLLQQGKIRYWGLSNFRGWRIGEVVHMARALNMPGPVVCQPYYNLLNRQPEVEVLPVCAHHGIGIVPYSPIARGVLSGKYAPGSQPAEGSRAARGDKRMLETEFREESLQVAQTLKARCDSSGRALSHFATAWVLANPRVSAVIAGPRTLAQWTDYLGALDCVISAEDEALVDSLVRPGHPSTPGYTDPVYPPEGR from the coding sequence ATGCAATACCGCAATCTGGGCAAAAGCCCGCTCCAGGTGTCCGCCCTGTGCCTGGGCACGATGATGTTTGCCGACCAGACCGAGCTCGCCGAGGCGCGCAGCATCGTCAGCCATGCGCACGAGCATGGCGTCAACTTCATCGACACCGCCGATGCCTACTCCAGGGGCGGCTCGGAGGCCATGGTCGGCGAGCTGCTCAAGCAGCAGCGCCATGACTGGGTGGTGGCCACCAAGCTGGGCAACAAGATGTCGGAGCGGCCCAATCAGTCGCAGTACTCGCGCGCCTGGGTGCTGCGCGAGTGCGAGGCCAGCCTGCAGCGCCTGGGCACCGACCACATCGACATCTACTACCTGCACCGCGACTTCAGCGGCATGGACCTGGAGGAGCCGCTACGGGCCATCGCCACCCTGCTGCAGCAGGGCAAGATCCGCTACTGGGGGCTGTCCAACTTCCGCGGCTGGCGCATCGGCGAAGTGGTGCACATGGCGCGGGCATTGAACATGCCGGGACCGGTGGTCTGCCAGCCCTACTACAACCTGCTGAACCGCCAACCCGAGGTCGAGGTGCTGCCGGTCTGCGCGCATCACGGCATCGGCATCGTGCCCTACAGCCCGATCGCGCGCGGTGTGCTCTCGGGCAAGTACGCGCCGGGCAGCCAGCCCGCCGAGGGCTCGCGCGCCGCACGGGGCGACAAGCGCATGCTGGAGACGGAGTTCCGCGAAGAGTCGCTGCAGGTCGCGCAGACCTTGAAGGCCCGCTGCGATTCCAGCGGCCGTGCCTTGAGCCACTTCGCCACCGCCTGGGTGCTGGCCAACCCACGCGTCAGCGCGGTGATCGCCGGCCCCCGCACCCTGGCGCAATGGACCGATTACCTGGGCGCGCTGGACTGCGTGATCAGCGCCGAAGACGAGGCGCTGGTGGACTCACTGGTGCGCCCGGGGCATCCATCGACCCCGGGCTATACCGATCCGGTGTATCCGCCGGAGGGGCGGTGA